In Maridesulfovibrio sp., the following proteins share a genomic window:
- a CDS encoding ABC transporter ATP-binding protein, whose protein sequence is MAELHLHDVSVRFGGLQALAEVNFSLMPGEIVGLIGPNGAGKTTVFNVITGVYSASGGHVEYNGEKLTGLKPYQVLHKGIARTFQNIRLFQNMTTLENVMVAQHSRSSCGIFGAIFRTPAQKREEARIKEKAMEELRFAELDEYADEVASSLPYGHQRRLEIARALASEPSSILLDEPAAGLNPAESAELMETIRKISERNINVLMVEHDMKVVMGICQRLVVLDHGVMIAKGNPEEIQKNPAVIEAYLGN, encoded by the coding sequence ATGGCAGAACTTCATTTACACGACGTGAGCGTCCGCTTTGGTGGACTACAGGCTTTGGCAGAGGTTAATTTCTCTCTCATGCCGGGAGAGATTGTGGGGCTGATCGGTCCCAACGGCGCAGGCAAAACCACTGTCTTCAACGTGATAACCGGAGTTTATTCTGCGTCCGGCGGCCACGTTGAGTACAACGGTGAAAAACTTACCGGTCTCAAGCCCTATCAGGTCTTGCATAAAGGTATTGCCAGAACCTTCCAGAATATTCGTCTATTCCAGAATATGACCACCCTTGAAAATGTTATGGTTGCTCAGCATTCCCGCTCTTCTTGCGGAATATTCGGTGCAATTTTTCGTACTCCTGCCCAGAAAAGGGAAGAGGCACGCATCAAGGAAAAGGCCATGGAGGAACTGCGTTTCGCAGAGCTGGATGAATATGCTGATGAGGTCGCGTCCAGTCTTCCTTACGGCCATCAACGCAGGCTTGAAATCGCGAGGGCGCTGGCTTCTGAGCCTAGCTCAATCCTTCTCGATGAACCGGCTGCAGGGCTGAACCCCGCTGAAAGTGCGGAGTTAATGGAAACTATCCGTAAAATCTCTGAAAGAAATATCAATGTGCTTATGGTCGAGCATGACATGAAAGTTGTCATGGGGATCTGTCAGCGCTTGGTGGTTCTTGATCACGGAGTAATGATTGCAAAGGGGAACCCTGAAGAAATTCAGAAAAATCCTGCTGTAATTGAGGCATATCTGGGTAATTAA
- a CDS encoding branched-chain amino acid ABC transporter substrate-binding protein — MKRSIITVVLAAAVLMLCAGMVSAKTLKLGTMGPLTGPYAADGNDIKNGVLTAVEVVKANGGIPGFDEIVVLPQDTACEPRQAVATANKLINEEANAVVGSYCSSATLPASEVLDEESIIMITPASTNEKVTSRGLPYMFRMCGRDDDQGSIALKFMQDQIGAKSVYIVDDKTAYSQGLADGVEKMCKDAGINVLGHEHVNQGDKDFSAILTKVKNSNPDVFYMSMQNSATGALMLIQAERMGIKAVRLAQDAVYHPQLIEIAKDAAENVYLTFGYIDSEAPAYKEFYAQYQPKYGEPGAYSGYAYDSAMAYFKALKAAGSTDPEKVKAELMKLDYDGATKHIKFRPNGDSGSNYIIRKVENGKFINYWNPATGKLY; from the coding sequence ATGAAACGTTCTATCATCACAGTTGTGCTTGCAGCAGCAGTTCTTATGCTTTGCGCAGGTATGGTGTCCGCTAAAACCCTTAAACTCGGAACAATGGGACCACTGACCGGGCCTTACGCTGCGGACGGTAACGACATCAAAAACGGTGTACTTACCGCGGTAGAAGTAGTTAAAGCCAATGGTGGAATTCCCGGTTTTGATGAAATTGTGGTGCTGCCGCAGGATACTGCATGTGAACCTCGTCAGGCTGTTGCAACAGCAAACAAGCTGATCAACGAAGAGGCTAATGCTGTTGTAGGCTCTTACTGCTCCAGTGCAACTCTTCCCGCATCTGAAGTCCTTGATGAGGAATCAATCATCATGATAACCCCGGCCTCCACCAATGAAAAAGTTACTTCCCGCGGACTGCCGTACATGTTTCGCATGTGTGGCCGTGATGATGATCAGGGTTCCATAGCCCTGAAATTTATGCAGGACCAGATTGGTGCTAAGTCCGTATACATCGTCGATGATAAAACCGCATATTCTCAGGGACTCGCTGACGGTGTTGAAAAGATGTGCAAGGATGCAGGGATCAATGTCCTCGGTCACGAGCATGTTAACCAGGGTGACAAAGACTTTTCCGCTATCCTGACCAAGGTCAAGAACAGCAACCCTGATGTATTCTATATGTCCATGCAGAACTCCGCCACCGGCGCCCTGATGCTTATTCAGGCTGAACGTATGGGTATCAAGGCTGTTCGTCTTGCGCAGGATGCAGTATATCATCCGCAGCTGATCGAGATTGCTAAAGACGCTGCTGAAAATGTGTACCTGACTTTCGGTTACATCGATAGCGAAGCACCTGCCTACAAAGAATTTTATGCCCAGTACCAGCCCAAATATGGTGAGCCCGGTGCATACTCAGGTTATGCTTACGACTCCGCAATGGCATATTTTAAAGCCCTCAAGGCTGCTGGTTCTACTGATCCTGAAAAAGTTAAAGCTGAACTCATGAAGCTTGATTACGATGGTGCAACAAAGCACATCAAGTTCAGACCCAACGGAGACTCCGGCTCCAACTACATTATCCGTAAGGTTGAAAACGGCAAGTTCATCAACTACTGGAACCCCGCAACTGGTAAGCTCTACTAG
- a CDS encoding branched-chain amino acid ABC transporter permease, translating to MEYFFQQLINGVTLGSVYALIALGYTMVYGIIQLINFAHGEFFAAGGYVGVIFMSYLLSQGAPAWVCLSGSLILAMAYCAMLAMAVEKVAYKPLRNSSRLSVLLSALGMSIFLQNGLMLTQGVYDRAYPTELTQGGFEFGNVMLSYMQLFIVSLTAFLLVALNFLVFKTRMGKAMRSTAQDKIMSALVGINSNRIISLTFAIGAGLAAAAGIMVGLYYGSVRYDMGFVPGIKAFAAAVLGGIGNITGAMIGGFIIGMVEIFAAGYISGEYKDVFAFLILIGVLYFRPSGIMGENVDDTRV from the coding sequence ATGGAATATTTTTTTCAGCAACTCATCAACGGTGTTACCCTAGGCAGTGTTTATGCATTGATTGCTCTGGGCTACACCATGGTGTACGGCATCATTCAGCTTATCAACTTTGCCCACGGCGAGTTTTTTGCAGCTGGCGGATATGTCGGTGTAATCTTCATGAGCTATCTGCTTTCGCAAGGTGCTCCGGCATGGGTCTGCCTATCCGGGTCACTCATTCTGGCAATGGCCTATTGCGCAATGCTGGCAATGGCCGTTGAGAAAGTAGCCTATAAACCACTTCGCAATTCATCCAGACTCTCGGTGCTTCTCTCGGCACTGGGTATGTCCATTTTTTTGCAGAACGGACTCATGCTTACACAGGGAGTTTATGACCGGGCTTATCCTACAGAATTGACACAGGGTGGATTCGAGTTTGGAAATGTCATGCTTTCCTATATGCAGCTGTTCATTGTCAGCCTGACAGCCTTTCTATTGGTCGCGCTTAACTTCCTCGTGTTCAAGACCCGCATGGGTAAAGCCATGCGTTCCACGGCTCAGGATAAAATTATGTCCGCGCTGGTGGGTATCAATTCGAACCGCATCATCAGTCTGACTTTTGCTATTGGTGCCGGACTGGCCGCTGCCGCCGGTATTATGGTCGGTCTTTATTACGGCTCGGTTCGTTACGATATGGGTTTTGTGCCTGGCATCAAAGCCTTTGCAGCTGCCGTACTCGGCGGTATCGGTAACATTACCGGTGCAATGATAGGCGGGTTTATTATCGGCATGGTTGAGATTTTTGCGGCGGGATACATTTCCGGTGAATACAAAGATGTGTTCGCATTCCTGATTCTTATAGGAGTGCTTTATTTCAGACCTTCAGGAATTATGGGAGAGAACGTTGACGATACCAGAGTTTAA